The proteins below come from a single Procambarus clarkii isolate CNS0578487 chromosome 54, FALCON_Pclarkii_2.0, whole genome shotgun sequence genomic window:
- the LOC123750232 gene encoding salivary glue protein Sgs-3-like: MRIPYLRPDTRPSSGHQTFLWTLDLRPDKRPSSGHQTFTRITDLGPDNRPSSEHQTFVRTTDLRLDTRPSSGHQTFVRIPDLRPDNIPSSGHQNIVQTPDHRPDTRPSSGHQTTVQTPDHRPDTRPPSRHQTIVQTPDHRPDNRPSSRHQSIVQTPDHRPDTRPSSGHQTIVQTPDHRPDTRPSSRHQTTVLTPDHRPDTRPSSRHQTTIRTPDHCPDTRPSSRHKTIVQTPDHRPDTRPSSRHQTIVRAPDHRPDTRPPSRHQTIVQTPDHRPDTRPSSRHQTIVRTPDHRPDTRPSSVQQTTVRTPDHRPDTRPPTRQQTIFQTTDHRPDTRPSSGHQTTVRTTVHRPDNRSSSGHQTIVQTTDHLPDNRPSFGHQTIVRTPDHRPDTRPSSG; encoded by the coding sequence ATGAGGATACCATATCTTCGTCCGGACACAAGACCTTCGTCCGGACACCAGACTTTCCTCTGGACACTTGACCTTCGACCGGACAAAAGACCTTCGTCCGGACACCAGACATTCACCCGGATAACAGACCTTGGTCCGGACAATAGACCTTCGTCCGAACACCAGACCTTTGTCCGGACAACAGACCTTCGTCTGGACACCAGACCTTCGTCCGGACACCAGACTTTTGTCCGGATACCAGACCTTCGTCCAGACAACATACCATCGTCCGGACACCAGAACATCGTCCAGACACCAGACCATCGTCCAGACACCAGACCATCGTCCGGACACCAGACCACCGTCCAGACACCAGACCATCGTCCGGACACCAGACCACCGTCCAGACACCAGACCATCGTCCAGACACCAGACCATCGTCCGGACAACAGACCATCGTCCAGACACCAGAGCATCGTCCAGACACCAGACCATCGTCCAGATACCAGACCATCGTCCGGACACCAGACCATCGTCCAGACACCAGACCATCGTCCAGACACCAGACCATCGTCCAGACACCAGACCACCGTCCTGACACCAGACCATCGTCCAGACACCAGACCATCGTCCAGACACCAGACCACCATCCGGACACCAGACCATTGTCCAGACACCAGACCATCGTCCAGACACAAGACCATCGTCCAGACACCAGACCATCGTCCAGACACCAGACCATCGTCCAGACACCAGACCATCGTCCGGGCACCAGACCATCGTCCAGACACCAGACCACCGTCCAGACACCAGACCATCGTCCAGACACCAGACCACCGTCCTGACACCAGACCATCGTCCAGACACCAGACCATCGTCCGGACACCAGACCATCGTCCAGACACCAGACCATCGTCCGTACAGCAGACTACCGTCCGGACACCAGACCACCGTCCGGACACCAGACCACCGACCAGACAACAGACCATCTTCCAGACAACAGACCATCGTCCGGACACCAGACCATCGTCCGGACACCAGACTACCGTCCGGACAACAGTTCATCGTCCTGACAACAGATCATCGTCTGGACACCAGACCATCGTCCAGACAACAGACCATCTTCCAGACAACAGACCATCGTTCGGACACCAGACCATCGTCCGGACACCAGACCATCGTCCGGACACCAGACCATCGTCCGGATAA
- the LOC138352783 gene encoding uncharacterized protein, giving the protein MTDNPVHARPYKMTDITDHAGLYTLADIPVHARPYKITDIPVHVRPFKMIDIPVHVRPYSMTDIPVIPGPKTMTDITVHAEPYTTTDIPVHAAPYTTTDIPVLAEPYTMTDISIHSGLYTMADIPVYAGPY; this is encoded by the coding sequence ATGACAGACAACCCTGTCCATGCCAGGCCCTACAAAATGACAGACATCACTGACCATGCTGGGCTCTACACATTGGCAGACATCCCTGTCCATGCTAGGCCCTACAAAATAACAGACATCCCTGTCCATGTTAGGCCATTCAAGATGATTGACATTCCTGTCCATGTTCGACCCTACTCAATGACTGACATCCCTGTTATTCCTGGGCCCAAGACAATGACAGACATCACTGTCCATGCTGAGCCCTATACAACGACAGACATCCCTGTCCATGCTGCGCCGTACACAACGACAGACATCCCTGTCCTTGCTGAGCCCTACACAATGACAGATATTTCTATCCATTCTGGGCTCTACACAATGGCAGATATCCCTGTCTATGCTGGGCCGTACTGA